The following are encoded in a window of Syngnathus scovelli strain Florida chromosome 4, RoL_Ssco_1.2, whole genome shotgun sequence genomic DNA:
- the baz2ba gene encoding bromodomain adjacent to zinc finger domain protein 2B isoform X3, with amino-acid sequence MESGERLASPAPTLSAARTSSPAASSSSSSSSSSSPAPHSKSSLAPSPSALGSTLSTSGRLFGAAGEQPFIGSTLSSAFPLVNHPAFGALYTAGVGRPEFGGLGSLGMSAALAAHPQLGALSEWWRAAEAHGRGAASFLPSFIGFPPFFTPHIQPNHSASPVQMRMPSKNSQEPPKGVNGAVNGSSVCPPTTQPGTFCPSPTPVQASTNLTKKAEPSNSPCQNNPAKMVEKPALKTKERKQRKKAAEASGVSNSETGTSSDSSSDGSLSSDLEDLAEDDEEDEDEDEDDDLSDSEKQLKKKTKVLIPVTGKTDSGLHTAEDQDNHMRTAPSNPPSLIPIAHSVSPPILSQTSPLAIHSSRSRPEQHFSVIQSTGLAANSKSLALLSQSHRESSPSSSPIALTHSPNALASSASPKRPKLLPSSSSPQHLPLALSSSPKPVSVPSPPCSAFPLSTSPKDFTLTSSVTSPHKSSVKPPQYVTAGSAKANNRRKLLEDSLAQINEFRLKQTLMSQGQTFPAELRKQGPNKSPKGKSLSSSPLPPALPPPPPQNNHSNLFLSSALLGLPEPNHPNGVIQSTTQDAPLALITKPRKNSASQGKSPQCDSDGGSMPVNLSTGASRTQTSAQVGLPSQPPTTSPHVTSYGSRKSKTPKGKGQTPGLAQGPGQTGPLANWKGFSQNHLVQSLVDLFRGGESGIGIPGVGIPSVGIPGVGIPGNCNPAAGLPANKESDDSGDDDDDEDDDLEEEEEEDDDSDDSLSESDSNSDSDISGKKVKESKSLSSSSSKKEMTPRGQIKGPELLNTSANHTATSCSPLNLQVIKTPTIVTSASALAYHSSPGSSYSLVSPLGLGKRKRVMDEKDLMTPLELGWRRETRIKNMSGRPQGDVAYYAPCGKKLRQYPDVMKYLSRNGISGITRDNFSFSAKIRVGDFYEAREGPQGLQWNLLNEEEVIPHILAMEGRRGRPPNSERQLAGDSAKANRRRKGRPPNVGDPLVPEGPSPSEVKLLRKLEAQEIARQAAQMKLMRKLEKQALARAAKEARKQQAIMAAEERRKQKEQIKILKQQEKIKRIQQIRMEKELRAQQILEAKRRKKEEAANAKILEAEKRIKEKELRRQQAEILKHQERERRRQHVMLMKAVEARKKAEERERLRQEKRDEKRLNKERKLEQRRLELEIARELKKPNEDMCLPDQKALPEFSRIPGLILPGRAVSDCLMLMQFLRGFGKVLGLDLNADVPTLGMLQEGLLNVGDSMGQVQDILVKLLSLAVCDPGLPPGQKTKTMLGDHLTNVGINRDNVSEVLQMYMGAHCANTELAPLALSLKTKAFQAHTPSQKASILGFLANELACSKVVISEIDKNLDQMANMRKDKIIMEGKLKKLRTIYAKRTGKREASVGVEDNQSLGTPSSAIKRKRKLGGDTDDDDEDDDDSDDPADDDEDEDEEDLKKVKKVETYDEDEVDQATSVEELEKQIEKLAKQHHQTRRKLFEISHSLRSMMYGQDRYRRRYWVLPHCGGVFIEAMESGEAPEELEEERQRRRKAAEEVKVKDEPQEIELEKDKPVSHSGLAHGLQQQKEEGNEHEERKDSPITFYQQQAYVSQLCPGAPRETVKAEDQGSPHVGENDNRTRSPIATNNVMSYSPSRNTSEPAAAKTAVIVSQDTSNVPGPISLSAHCPPVLRESPGNTPPASSPTPSQQLSLQPNDQLLRVLTERSGHWFSLLPRNPCDLSSLTTTPPGALDATPQASSTPSKPRSPPASPALPLTPSAASASVSPHHPAGLLTYPLSALQPKPGVSLLGVSLGSWPSGMISPSLPLCNSPNPMLGHSVEGNTAASVSSKSESPLPRLEKSSSMPSPPALEIPKSLDHHTPRPIPEDMLSGWWRISDVEELRALVAALHSRGIREKGLQRQVQKYIEIIPQVCIKHRDVAMIELRELEESQVSVESVRGWCVEEQAMEMDIAVLQQVEELERKVTAASLQVKGWTHPDPQSEREDLVYYEHKPLSKSGPTSSSANGGDKDGKDHPEERGEKGGVMRHPDNPLDIAVTRLANLERNIERRYLRSPLGTTIQIRLDNVGTVTVPAPAPSASADREGGEEEVAHGMKVWRKALIEVRSAAQLAMCIQQLQKSIAWERSIMKVYCQICRKGDNEDLLLLCDGCDKGCHTYCHKPKITSIPEGDWYCPACITKASGPTPKNKKPPCRPVASSVGANKKGGESKKNGKHAGNGDVSEDDPASAGSTPKKSSKDNSRNRKSEEGSTALPGPNQESPVCVKRAKTARDNNRDLGLCRVLLAELERHQDAWPFLTPVNLKSVPGYKKVIKKPMDFSTIREKLVSSQYQNLETFIIDVNLVFDNCEKFNEDNSDIGRAGHNMRKFFEKRWTELLKQTN; translated from the exons ATGGAGTCTGGAGAGCGGCTGGCCTCCCCTGCGCCCACCCTGTCTGCTGCGCGCACCTCCTCCCCTGCggcctcttcctcctcatcctcctcttcctcgtcatCTCCCGCTCCCCACTCAAAGAGCAGCCTGGCCCCAAGCCCCTCGGCTCTGGGATCCACCCTTAGCACCTCTG GCCGTCTGTTTGGAGCAGCAGGAGAGCAGCCCTTCATTGGTTCCACATTGTCAAGTGCCTTTCCTCTGGTCAACCACCCAGCCTTTGGGGCCCTCTACACTGCTGGAGTGGGCAGGCCAGAGTTTGGAGGCCTTGGCTCTCTAGGCATGTCAGCTGCTCTGGCTGCCCACCCCCAGCTTGGAGCCTTGTCTG AGTGGTGGCGAGCTGCTGAAGCCCATGGGCGTGGAGCCGCCAGCTTTCTTCCGTCTTTCATAGGTTTCCCTCCATTCTTTACCCCTCATATTCAGCCAAACCATAGCGCCAGTCCTGTTCAGATGAGAATGCCCAGCAAGAATAGCCAAGAGCCACCGAAAG GGGTGAATGGCGCAGTAAACGGCAGCAGTGTCTGCCCGCCCACAACACAGCCAGGGACTTTTTGCCCAAGTCCAACTCCTGTCCAGGCTTCGACCAATCTAACCAAAAAAGCAGAGCCCTCCAATAGTCCCTGCCAGAATAACCCTGCTAAGATGGTGGAAAAACCTGCTCTGAAAACTAAGGAAAGG AAGCAACGTAAGAAGGCAGCAGAGGCTTCCGGAGTCAGTAACAGTGAAACAGGGACATCTTCAGACAGCTCAAGCGACGGGTCCCTCAGCAGTGATTTAGAGGACCTCGCggaggatgatgaagaggacGAGGACGAAGACGAGGACGATGATTTGTCAGACTCTGAGAAACAgttaaagaagaaaacaaag gttCTGATACCAGTTACTGGAAAGACAGACTCTGGGCTCCACACAGCGGAAGACCAGGACAACCACATGCGGACGGCCCCCTCCAACCCCCCAAGCCTCATTCCCATAGCCCACTCAGTGTCTCCCCCGATCCTGTCTCAAACCTCACCACTGGCTATACactcttccagatccagacctgAACAACATTTCAGTGTGATCCAGTCCACTGGTCTGGCTGCCAACTCAAAGTCCCTGGCACTCCTCAGCCAGTCCCACAGGGAGTCCTCGCCGTCTTCCTCCCCCATCGCCCTCACCCACTCTCCAAATGCGCTCGCCAGCTCTGCATCTCCCAAACGTCCCAAACTGctgccctcctcctcttccccacAGCACCTGCCCCTCgccctctcctcctcccccaAGCCCGTTTCAGTGCCCTCCCCGCCATGCTCGGCCTTCCCGCTGTCTACCTCCCCGAAGGATTTCACTTTGACCTCATCTGTAACGAGCCCCCACAAGTCTTCGGTCAAGCCACCGCAGTACGTTACTGCGGGCAGTGCCAAAGCCAACAACAGGAGGAAACTGCTTGAAGACTCACTTGCACAGATCAATGAATTTAGACTGAAACAG ACTCTCATGTCCCAAGGGCAGACGTTCCCAGCTGAGCTAAGGAAGCAGGGGCCAAACAAGTCTCCCAAGGGGAAGTCTCTGTCTTCTTCTCCGTTGCCACCCGCtttgcctcctcctccaccccAGAACAATCACTCCAACCTCTTCCTCTCGAGCGCCCTGCTCGGGCTTCCTGAACCGAATCACCCCAACGGAGTCATCCAAAGCACCACTCAGGACGCACCTTTGGCCCTCATCACCAAACCTCGCAAAAACTCTGCCTCTCAAGGCAAGTCCCCTCAGTGCGATTCTGACGGCGGGTCAATGCCTGTCAATCTCAGCACAGGGGCGAGTAGGACCCAAACAAGTGCCCAGGTTGGGCTTCCGTCGCAGCCGCCTACTACCTCACCTCATGTCACGAGCTATGGATCCAGAAAGAGCAAGACCCCAAAGGGCAAGGGACAGACACCAGGCTTGGCACAAGGACCGGGACAAACAGGGCCTTTAGCAAACTGGAAAGGCTTCTCTCAGAACCACTTGGTACAATCTTTAGTGGATTTGTTTCGTGGGGGAGAGTCAGGGATCGGGATCCCAGGTGTCGGCATCCCCAGTGTTGGCATTCCTGGGGTGGGGATTCCTGGTAATTGTAACCCTGCGGCTGGTCTCCCTGCTAATAAGGAATCTGACGACTCAggcgatgacgacgacgatgaagatgatgaccttgaagaagaggaagaggaggatgacgaCTCTGATGACAGCTTGTCAG AATCTGACAGCAACTCAGACAGTGACATCTCTGGGAAGAAAGTAAAGGAATCCAAGTCGCTGTCATCCAGCTCGTCAAAGAAGGAAATGACTCCCCGCGGGCAAATCAAAGGCCCAGAACTACTAAACACCTCAGCCAATCACACAGCCACCAGCTGCTCCCCTCTCAATCTCCAGGTCATCAAGACGCCCACTATTGTCACCAGCGCCAGTGCCTTGGCCTATCACAGCTCTCCTGGCTCCTCCTACAGCCTAGTCTCTCCATTAG GTTTAGGAAAGAGGAAGCGGGTGATGGATGAGAAGGATTTGATGACGCCTCTGGAGTTGGG GTGGCGGAGAGAAACGCGAATCAAAAACATGTCAGGGCGGCCTCAGGGGGATGTGGCCTACTACGCACCATGTGGCAAGAAACTGAGACAATACCCAGATGTGATGAAG TATCTATCCAGAAATGGAATAAGTGGCATCACGCGTGATAATTTTAGCTTCAGTGCAAAGATCAGGGTTGGTGACTTCTATGAAGCCAGAGAAGGACCCCAG GGTTTACAGTGGAACCTGTTAAATGAAGAGGAAGTCATTCCTCACATTTTGGCAATGGAGGGCCGCCGGGGTCGTCCCCCCAATTCAGAACGCCAGTTAGCAGGCGACAGTGCCAAAGCTAACCGGCGGAGGAAAGGCCGACCCCCAAATGTGGGCGACCCCTTGGTCCCGGAAGGTCCCAGTCCCAGTGAGGTCAAACTCTTGCGCAAATTAGAAGCTCAAG AAATAGCCCGACAGGCAGCCCAGATGAAACTGATGAGAAAACTAGAAAAGCAGGCACTGGCACGTGCTGCCAAAGAAGCTCGGAAACAACAAG CGATTATGGCAGCAGAGGAGAGACGGAAGCAAAAAGAGCAGATCAAGATTCTCAAGCAGCAG GAAAAGATCAAGCGTATTCAGCAGATTCGGATGGAGAAAGAACTCAGGGCACAGCAAATTTTGGAG GCCAAGAGGAGAAAGAAGGAAGAAGCGGCCAATGCCAAAATATTGGAAGCTGAAAAACGAATCAAG GAAAAGGAGCTGAGAAGACAGCAGGCGGAGATCCTGAAGCACCAG GAGAGAGAAAGGAGGAGGCAGCATGTAATGCTGATGAAGGCTGTTGAGGCTCGCAAGAAAGCAGAG GAGCGCGAGCGCCTGCGGCAAGAAAAAAGGGACGAGAAGCGTCTCAACAAAGAGCGGAAGCTGGAGCAACGCAGGCTGGAATTGGAGATAGCCAGAGAGCTGAAGAAGCCCAATGAAGACATGTGCCTGCCTGATCAGAAG GCTCTCCCTGAGTTCTCCAGAATTCCCGGGCTGATCCTTCCAGGACGTGCAGTGTCCGACTGTTTGATGCTGATGCAGTTCTTGCGCGGATTTGGAAAGGTTTTGGGCCTAGATTTGAATGCTGATGTCCCAACACTGGGTATGCTACAAGAGGGCTTGCTCAATGTGGGTGACAGCATGGGTCAAGTCCAAGACATCCTGGTCAAACTACTCTCTCTGGCAGTCTGTGATCCTGGTTTGCCCCCTGGACAAAAG ACAAAGACCATGCTGGGGGACCATCTGACGAACGTCGGCATAAACCGGGATAATGTATCTGAGGTGCTGCAGATGTACATGGGGGCTCATTGTGCCAATACCGAATTGGCCCCTCTGGCTCTCAGTCTGAAGACCAAGGCTTTCCAGGCCCACACACCTTCCCAGAAGGCCTCCATCCTGGGATTCCTAGCAAACGAGCTAGCTTGCAGCAAAGTAGTTATCAG TGAAATTGATAAAAACCTGGATCAGATGGCAAACATGAGGAAGGATAAAATTATCATGGAGGGAAAACTTAAGAA ATTGAGAACCATTTATGCCAAACGCACTGGGAAGAGGGAAGCCAGCGTAGGCGTTGAAGACAACCAGTCTCTCGGTACGCCGTCCTCAGCGATCAAACGCAAGAGGAAACTCGGTGGTGACACcgacgacgatgatgaggatgatgatgacagTGACGATCCGGCTGACGATGACGAagatgaggatgaagaagaCCTTAAGAAGGTTAAAAAAGTGGAAACATatgatgag GATGAAGTTGACCAAGCCACAAGTGTGGAAGAGCTAGAAAAGCAGATTGAGAAGTTAGCTAAG CAACATCACCAGACGAGAAGAAAGCTCTTTGAAATATCCCATTCCCTGCGCTCTATGATGTATGGCCAAGATCGGTACCGCCGTCGATATTGGGTACTTCCCCATTGTGGAGGGGTTTTCATTGAAGCTATGGAGAGTGGAGAAG CTCCAGAGGAACTAGAGGAGGAGCGACAGAGGCGTAGAAAAGCAGCAGAGGAGGTCAAGGTCAAAGATGAACCTCAGGAGATTGAACTAGAGAAGGACAAACCTGTCTCACATTCTGGCCTCGCACATGGCTTGCAACAACAGAAGGAAGAGGGGAACGAGCACGAAGAGAGGAAGGACTCCCCAATCACCTTCTACCAACAACAAGCTTATGTGTCTCAACTTTGTCCAGGTGCCCCCAGGGAAACAGTAAAGGCGGAAGACCAGGGGAGCCCTCACGTTGGAGAGAATGACAACCGTACGCGTTCTCCTATTGCCACAAATAACGTGATGTCATACTCCCCCTCTCGCAATACCTCTGAGCCCGCAGCGGCAAAAACGGCTGTGATTGTCAGTCAGGACACTTCAAATGTGCCCGGGCCGATCTCCCTCTCCGCCCATTGCCCTCCGGTCCTGCGTGAAAGCCCGGGGAACACtcctccggcctcttccccaacTCCATCCCAGCAACTCTCCCTCCAGCCCAACGACCAACTGCTTCGGGTTCTGACCGAGAGGAGCGGGCACTGGTTCAGCCTGCTCCCTCGCAACCCCTGCGACCTTTCTTCCCTCACGACGACCCCTCCCGGGGCTCTCGATGCCACTCCCCAGGCGTCCTCCACACCCAGCAAGCCCAGATCTCCTCCAGCGTCACCTGCCCTCCCTCTCACTCCTTCTGCGGCGTCGGCTTCAGTCAGCCCGCACCACCCGGCCGGCCTCCTCACCTACCCTCTCTCAGCACTGCAG CCAAAGCCGGGCGTTTCATTACTTGGAGTGTCTTTGGGGAGCTGGCCGAGTGGCATGATAAGTCCCAGCTTGCCTCTGTGCAACAGCCCCAATCCTATGTTGGGTCATTCTGTGGAGGGCAACACGGCAGCGAGCGTGTCCAGCAAGAGTGAATCACCTCTACCTCGTCTTGAGAAAAGTTCATCCATGCCCTCTCCTCCTGCCCTGGAGATTCCAAAATCTCTTGACCACCACACACCCCGACCTATCCCAGAGG ACATGTTGAGCGGTTGGTGGCGTATATCTGACGTCGAGGAGCTGCGGGCGCTGGTCGCTGCTCTCCACAGCCGAGGTATCAGGGAGAAAGGCCTCCAGAGGCAGGTGCAGAAATATATCGAGATCATCCCTCAAGTCTGCATTAAACACAGAGATG TGGCCATGATCGAGCTACGGGAACTGGAGGAGAGCCAGGTCAGCGTGGAGTCGGTACGAGGTTGGTGTGTGGAGGAGCAGGCTATGGAGATGGACATAGCCGTGCTCCAGCAGGTGGAGGAACTCGAAAGGAAGGTCACTGCTGCCAGCCTGCAGGTCAAG GGCTGGACCCATCCTGACCCCCAGTCCGAGAGGGAAGATCTGGTGTATTACGAGCACAAACCCCTCTCCAAATCGGGCCCCACATCCTCATCGGCAAACGGGGGAGACAAGGACGGCAAGGATCATCCCGAGGAGCGGGGGGAGAAGGGCGGGGTGATGCGTCACCCAGACAACCCTCTGGACATAGCAGTGACCCGTCTGGCCAATCTGGAGCGCAACATCGAGAGAAGGTACCTGAGGAGCCCCTTAGGTACCACCATTCAGATCAGGCTGGATAATGTGGGTACGGTCACTGTCCCTGCCCCCGCACCATCCGCTAGTGCTGACAGGGAAGG TGGCGAAGAGGAGGTGGCCCACGGTATGAAGGTGTGGAGGAAGGCCCTGATCGAAGTGCGCAGTGCCGCCCAGCTAGCCATGTGTATCCAGCAACTACAGAAGTCCATCGCTTGGGAGCGCTCCATCATGAAAGTG TACTGTCAGATATGCAGGAAGGGAGACAACGAGGACCTCCTGCTTCTCTGTGACGGCTGTGACAAAGGCTGCCACACTTACTGTCACAAACCCAAAATCACCAGCATCCCTGAGGGAGACTGGTACTGCCCGGCCTGCATAACTAAG GCAAGTGGTCCAACTCCCAAAAACAAGAAACCTCCATGCAGGCCAGTCGCATCCAGCGTGGGTGCAAATAAGAAAGGTGGCGAGTCTAAGAAGAATGGGAAGCATGCGGGAAATGGGGACGTGTCTGAGGACGACCCGGCCAGCGCCGGCAGCACGCCCAAGAAAAGCTCAAAAGACAACAGTCGCAATAGGAAAAGTGAGGAGGGCTCAACCGCTCTGCCGGGACCAAATCAGGAGAGTCCCGTATGTGTCAAAAGAGCCAAGACTGCTCGAGACAACAACAGGGACCTGGGTTTATGCAG GGTTCTCCTTGCTGAGCTGGAGCGACATCAAGACGCCTGGCCTTTCCTGACGCCTGTCAACCTCAAGTCAGTTCCTGGCTATAAGAAGGTCATCAAAAAGCCCATGGATTTCTCCACCATACGTGAGAAGCTCGTGAGCAGCCA GTATCAAAACTTGGAGACTTTCATCATTGACGTCAATTTGGTATTTGACAACTGCGAAAAGTTTAACGAGGACAATTCCGACATCGGTCGAGCTGGTCATAACATGAGGAAGTTCTTTGAGAAGCGCTGGACTGAGCTtctgaaacaaacaaactaa